The DNA window AGTGAATGGAATGGATTAAATCGAGTAccaatttagtttttatgaCTTACAAGTTGATATGCCCTTCAAAGTATTACATAGACCTTTGCATAGATACAATCTTAATAGGATCTACTCATCTGACTTAAATATGGAAATCTCTTGTTTTTTACCATAAGCTTGCTAAATTCCTCATTGTTTATAtggatttttcttgtttagttGTAATACTAGCATATTTTGATGCCCCTTTTCTGATATAGcttgacattgtttttttttttttttttgatttatatcttttgCTTTACTGGACTTCAAatgatattgaatttttttttgaaattcttgCTGATGGTTGCAATatgttcattgtattttatttggcCAGCATGGAGTAAACTCACTGCTTCTGAGAGGAGCCAACATATACGAAAATGGTATTTAACCCTTCCAATACGATCTTATTAAATTATCTGTCTTGTGAATGTAAATACTTCCAAATTAATCAAATAGTTGAAAATAACTGAGTTGTATTGGTAGAGTATTATGGTTCTCTACCCATTACTGAATCTCATATGATTCTTTGCACCTGTATTATAAGGTATGACCTACTAATTGCCCACAAGGAAGAGCTAGGACAATTAATAACCTTGGAGCAAGGGAAACCTCTGAAAGAGGCCATGGGTGAGGTATCTCATCTGAACTTTGCTTTCGGAAATTAAGAGATATGCGTTAACCCTACATTGTGTTACTGGTCATTGTCAAGCAACATGTGATCCAAGACTCTAATAACAGGTTAGCTATGGAGCTAGTTTTATCGAGTTCTACGCAGAGGAGGCAAAACGTGTATATGGAGATATAATTCCAGCGACTCTTGGTGATCGTCGGTTATTTGTTCTAAAGCAGGTGACTATAACTGTTTGTGATATATGAAATCCTATTTAATTGCAAATTCGAGTAAATTAGTTCTTCCGACAGCCTGGCTACTCCTATAGACCTCGACAATTTGCCCTTGGTTTGAGTCTCTTTAACAAGGCCTTTTcaaattgtgttttaatttcTGGCACCAGCATGTATGTTTAACGCACCAATATTTGTTAAAACCACATAAAACtcatgatttttaggaattaaaATCCTCGGGTTCAATATCTAAGAAAAGAACAGGGTCTGAGATCTTGGGACACATTCCTTGCATGAATTGTGTTTTAGTCAACTTTATCCTGTTAGCAGTCCAGAAATCTGTTTCTTAATGATCTATCTTGATGAATAGTTCTTGTCACAACTTTTCTTCTCTGAGCTGTTTACATGGCTTTGATAATTTCCCAGCATTGCTTGTTTCTGTGCAATCCATTTATTCAGCTATTTATCCAGCAATCCTGATGAGTTTTTGCAGCCTGTAGGTGTTGTTGGGGCAATTACACCCTGGAACTTTCCGTTGGCAATGATTACTAGAAAGGTGTGTTTATTTTAGAATGATTCTGTGCAAAGAAAGTTAACCTTTTCTGGTGCATGAGTTCGTTGTTGAAGAGTAACATACTTTTTTCCTCACTTGCATAGGTTGGTCCTGCTCTTGCTTGTGGTTGTACAGTTGTTTTAAAACCCTCTGAACTCACACCTCTCACAGCTTTAGCAGCAGCAGAGTTGGCCCTTCAAGCTGGAATACCACCAGTGAGTCTCAAACTTTTTACGTGCACAGTGGAAGTTTCTTAATTATTTAGGCCATGTAAGATGCAAGTGCTTGGATATAATGTGGCCTTGGTTGTCTTTGTAAATTGTGTCCTGTTAGACATTGATGATAAAGTTGATACTTTATGGTTGTTTCAATGAGAAAGACATATCCTTTGTGATGCAATGAAGTTTTTGGAGTAAGTTTTGGTTGGAAACTAGGATACTTGTAATGTTTTGTTATAGTCTCAGCATCCAAAAATATTCTATTATCTGGTTGTGCAAGAAGAAGCTGCAGCAAGCTAACATTTAGAATATTTACTAAAGAGTGCTTAAAAAGTGAGGGATGGGAATGTAACATAATAAAATCCAAGTATCATCCCATGGGTATTAGATGTTTATCACAAGATTCCAACTAAGCAAAGTACTGAAGAAAAATGCTCTTGCTGACTGTTAAATTGAGTGACTTAGTGTTGCAGGAACACCTACTGAAGAACCACAATTGACAAATAGAGTGAAATGctcatttgtattttatatctCAGCATACCTGTGTTATGATTGCTAACCAATGCTAATAATCAGTTGAGCATCCTTACCGAGCATTGAAACAGAAAATATCCATCACTGGCAATCTTTTTAGCTCTGTTCTGGTTTAGCATGTCCTTGCATCACCGGACAACAGCAGGATCTGGtctattgtcctgatcaaactGCTTTCTGCTTTGAATGACATAATGATGGAATGAATGGAGCCTTTTCTGGTCTGCTTTTGTAGATGCATGTCATACACAATTGATGTGTTAAATTAGCTAATATGAGTTCAAATCTGTTGGAATTCTGTTCATatgtttttaatggttttaattttcaatatttcaGGGTGTTCTGAATGTGGTTATGGGGAAAGCTCCTGATATTGGTGATGCTTTACTAGCAAGTCATGAGGTTTTACACCCTTCCTCTATGTCCTTAAACcaaccttctcttctctttgacAACATGGCATTGTCCTGGCCAGAGTAGTTGGATATTCAAATGACATAATGTTGATATTCTTGCTTTATACATCTGATTCAGGTAAGAAAAATCACTTTCACAGGATCAACAGCTGTGGGAAAGAAGTTGATGGCCGGTGCTGCTGGAACAGTTAAAAGGGTATGCATAGGATGCAAAATGAATCAATGTGATGATGTTTCAGAAATCATCTTATGGCTAATTGTCTTTTCCCTTAATCTTTCTAGTTATCTCTGGAACTTGGTGGCAATGCACCCTGCATAGTATTTGATGATGCAGACCTAGATGTGGCAGTTAAAGGATCAGTAAGTTAGAGGGGTTCCCTgtgcatgtttattttgattgtgGTATTGTCATGGATATTTCTGAGTGCCATTTAATAATGTTTACTTGACATGTTTAGACATATCAGATGGACACACTAAGCCTCCTATCTGACTGGGATGGATTTTGGTGCCAAGTGTTGTTAATTGTTGGTTAGACATGGGGGTCCATGCCTCCATTTTTGGAAGTGAACCTTTTGTGTGAATTGCATTGGTGAAGCCATTTGATTTACTGATTTCAGGACAGCCTATTACTGCAGAGGCTTTGATTCAggattttgaaaatgtgtttttgttttgcattcATTATTGGGAGGTATTGTCATGGTGGTGGTAATCTTATCAAATCATTTCATATCATTGCAGCTTGCAGCAAAGTTCCGTAATAGTGGACAAACATGTGTTTGTGCAAACAGAATAATTGTGCAAGAGGGTATCCAACTACAGAATTACAGCCCTGATTTTACCccttaattctaattttatatgtaatatGCAGCCATTTTGATTTGTGATATATTGCACCTTTATGTTCAGGTATCTACGACAAATTTGCAGATGCTTTTTCAAAAGCTGTTCAGAGTATGCAAGTTGGGGATGGCTTTAGTGAAGGTGTGATGCAGGTAGgggttgcatttttttttaaatatttcgtAATTGTTCCCTTGTTGAATAATAATTTGTGCGAAGCTAGTCAGGTATTCTATGTTTCCTAGATTTAGCAGTTTCTAGGGAAAATAGCATTTCAATGGTTGGTGACACATGCTAGACTGCTTTATCATCTTTATTGCTCCCTATCTCGAAGAGTTTGTCCACCTTTCCATTTTGAGCTGTCCTAAAATTATTGCTGACTATGAAAAGTCAAAATATCCTTAATTttactcattttattttattttagattcaaCAACTTTCTCCCTCGTAAAACTAGATTTAAATGAAACTCTTTATTTCTTGAGTTTTTCAAACACAATTCTTATTAATTGAGGGAGTAAATATATCAATGAATTTACAATGAAAAATTGTcttaattttactatttatttagaTTATAATATGGGATTTAGCAAGAAAATAATGCCCACACATGGTAAAAAAGTTGTGATTAATgtacttaaaaaaattgttctttCTTTGTAGTTTCAACCTTGATCAACTACTTTGCACATCAAACCTCTCACCACTAGCCCAACCACCTTGATATGATTGGTTCTGGAATATAATAAAAGGGTAATACTAGAAAGTGATGAAGGAATGGATACACATGTCATCCCATTAATTGTTCCTTCTTAATCTTTGTGAAAAGTCGAAGGGTACTAGACTTTGGGTAATAGGGAGTATGTAATTTGTTTGGATGAAGATATTCTGATCACACATTCATGCAGAGATGTAGTTTGTTGTGTTTATACATCTAGAACCTTTTATTAGCTACTTTCATGAGATTTGAAGTGAACAGATCATGATGATAACTATTAGTTTCCTCACAGGGTCCATTAATTAATGAAGCTGCAGTCCAGAAGGTTAGTTGCATTTTATACATACAATTGGTCAGCCATCTTGCTTGTGAtaatcctttttaattaatgagatttgttttcaattggTCCCTTTGTGATTTGGGTTTCAGGTTGAATCATTTGTTCAAGATGCCATCTTTAAGGTTTGGCTTTTCTGCTTTATCTTATTCAATGTACTAGGTTGAATAAAACTTCATGCATTATATTGTCTTTACATCTTCCAATATTTCCTCTTCCACCCCGCAATACACTCAACCTATGAtagcattatatttttataaccaAGGGAGAAAACTTTTGGAGGTTGGAGTAAACTTTTGTATGTTTTGGTGAAACCTAGAAGtatttgtaatattttcaaCGCTAAAAAATTTCTATAATGCAATTAGGTTACTTTGACATTCTGTTTCTTTGTTCTCTCGCACTTCATTATATGAAAAGCTGAAGCCAAATAATAGACTTGGTTACAGTAATTAAGTTTAACTGGCATAATtgttcttcaattattttttctgtacATATCTCATTTCTAATTAACCAAAATTGTACTTGAAGGGAGCAAAAGTCCTCCTTGGGGGAAAAAGGCATAGCCTTGGAATGACTTTCTATGAACCAACCATAATTAGCAATGTCACTGAAGCAATGCTTCTATCGAGGTAAATACATGAAGATAATATATTCATTCTGCAATTCTCTGCTGTATAATTAAAGATGTCCATCAGCTTTCTTACAACAGGCAAAAGGATAATGGCTGTTGTTCTCTGCCGCTTGCTGATGGGTATACATTCTTACCTTCAGTGCAGCTGGTTGAAACATGCAGCCATGCTAAAAAGTAACAGCCATCCTTTAGGTTTTGGCATCTAATCATGGACACTCatggtggttttgttttttagctcTATCTTAATCATGGCATGTAAAATTCAATTGCAAACTTAAGGTTAATGCTCTTAGACAAACCAAAATTGAGGTCTTGTTTATTGATTGGGGACTAATCCAGGTTCGCTgtagatgaaaaaattgaaggcTCCTTGGGAAATGTTGCATCCACAAATACTGCCTTTAATCAAATGAAGTTGAAGGACTGGGCATTGCTATCAGTTCTTTTATGTGATTTTGGAGTTGATACTTCATAATTAACTTGCTGcaaattcattttcaaattataGAACTTTCTTATTAATCAGAGCTTAGCTCGAAGAGTTAATGGATATGTGTAGGTTTATAATGGAGCACGGTGCGGTTTGCATTTTCATTTTTGCTCTTTGAAGTATTTTGGTTTGCACATTGTTGATATCAGTAGCATTAGCTTTTGGTTTGTTAAATGTGGCATTATTGATTTGTTtacattaacataattttaatccATGTCATTGAAGTTCCTTAACATTACCTATAGGTTTATACTCATTCAGGATGTTAATATGCTCTCCTCTGCCTTGTTTCAGGGAGGAAGTATTTGGCCCAGTGGCACCTCTGTTGCGGTTCAAAACTGAGGAAGAAGCCATCTTGATGGCTAATAACACAATAGCAGGTTCTTTCATCTGCCTTTACATGCATACATGTACACgtatttatctttttgtttcctCATTGCtatcattttaaatatcaatcatCTGAGAGTATTACAGATGAAAGTATGTCATGTACTCCTTAACCCAGTTTCATTTTCCATACTACTGTATCTATCTATTGTCATGGTAAACAGACTTATGGTCAATTGTAATACAGGATTATAGCTTATCTTTTCTGGTAAACGATGCAGGGTTAGCTGCATATATTTTCACAAACAATGTTCAACGTTCATGGCGTGTCACTGAAGCCCTCGAGTATGGACTTGTTGGTGTCAATGAAGGACTTATTTCAACAGAGGTGGGACTTATCCCGTGTTCCCCAATGGAAAACATAGATTGgctttttaaaacttaaaaaatgtCTGTTGCAAAACAGGTAGCTCCATTTGGAGGAGTTAAACAATCTGGTCTTGGACGGGAAGGCTCCAAGTATGGAATGGATGAATATCTGGAGGTAAAGATTACTTTTAATGCGTCTTAGGAAAAAGTGAAAGCAatcttctctctccctctctccctctctcccatGTTTAAGAACACAAATTGGGTATTCTAATCTTGTAGCTTGCTTTTAGGACTGCATTGTTTATCAACTTAAtcacacacatacacatacaCATCTACATTTCtctattctttctatttgaGGGTTTTCAACCTGTATTTATCTGTGAGGGAGATGATTTACTTATTACCCTGGTTTCCAATTCTCTAAAGATCACGTTCTTGGTTTACTTTGCACCTCTTTTATTACTACCATAACGAGGTATTCTTGCATGCCATGCAGATGAAATATGTCTGCTTAGGCGATATGAACAGAAAATGAGGTTCAAGGTTTGTATGTCATCAATTGCCTGTTATATTTGGAATCTGATTGCTCCCATATAACTTAAATTTTCAGTTAAAATGCTTGTTGTTCGATTTATTCAGGCAATTAATGCGGCTCATAATCTGAAGGTAGCTGGATTTTGGGGGGAGTGTGCAGTCTCGACTTTCTGAATCTTAAGCGTAGAAGATGACCAGCAAACAGGGCATCACAACATGTGTACGTAAATAAATGCAAGTTTGCACCATTTCCCAGATAAAATAATGCATCTTGCTGCTGTCTGTTCTAAACCCTTTCATCGAggtagttttctttttctttgcttctgGGTAATAATACTTGTGATCCTTTTTATGCGCAAATGGTTAATTGCCTTCTCTTTTCTTCGGTTAGTATTTTCTTTGTTAGTATAATTAATGAGAAGAAAGCCTTAGCACACCGGCCTAGCAATCTTGCTTCTCTATTTGCACTGGAGAAAGGAAGATACAAGGCAGGCAGATGTGAAAATCTGCCATGTCTTCCTTGTATATCTGGTGTAAAATTACTGATATAATCAATACGTTGGAAATTACGAGGCAGCTCCCTACAGTCTATACTTAAGGACGAGGCAACAACTCCTTTGCATGAGTATATGCTGCTGTTGTAtctaatataaagataaattaatgtattttctatCTGAAAAAAAGGACcgtgtatttattgttttttttaggtattGAACTAAGGTTTCAATTTCCTCCCAAGAATATTaagatttcatttttattaataaaactaaactttttttttttttttttcattttgtacaCAAAAGTCATCTCAATTAATCAAGAAATAATAGGATTGATCTGTcttcaaattgaaaatgcatgtGCCAAGATTACTAGGTGGTGTTTGAGAATCTGCGCTTTAGAAAGTGCTTTTGAtcttaaagtaaaataaagggCATCATCATCAAATCCTAATATCAATATAACCAAAAGAAAATTACTTAATTTTGAGGGgaagtgatttttttcaaattatattaggAAGTACATtcgaaagttaaaaaaaaaaaaggtccgtTTTGAAGCTTTTATTCGTTACAATATTGTTTGATCTGCTTTTGaaatgattattgtttttttataaaaaaacacttataaacACGAAAAAAACTTAGTCGCCCACTCCTCATCATCTTCACTTAAAACTCATAAAACCCTATCTCTAATTATAATCCATCTAATAATGCTACAGTTTGTAGTTATACAAAATCCAGTAGTGGAAATGTTATTATCTAGGCTAGCTATAAGAATATTTTCGCTTTAGCACATCGTAAAGTAAAAGGTAAAATCGAGTATCAAAATGAGAGAGAGGCGGGGAAATCTAAGTTGTGTAGACGGTCTGATATCTTGTATTCCAAACAAAAGGTGTTTCGCCAATGGAATGTCATATATTCCATATATTATGTTGCTTTGCAAGATCCTCTTCTGCCAACTTACTTACCGGTCCTTCATCTTCTATTTTTAGATAAAtcttttcatcttcttcatcgttGCGTATAGGCGAATTTCTAAGCACATTTCAAGAGAACAGCCAGGtctatttattaatatttgttcATAATATCCACCTGTTCTTGATGAAATAGAGAGACTCATTTGGGAGATTTTATGGAGAGTTTAGAACTCTGTACatcagtgttttttttgttttttgattgatgaattcgATTCATCAGTTTACAAATCATTTGTGGaccatttttattaattattattttagtcatAGAGAATGAAACATCCCATCAATTCACTTGGGCGAGCAAGATAGAAAAGACACTATTCTAAAGTATTATAAGCGTACATAAAGACGGGTCCCTCAAATTCACCTTCAAaggaatatattcattttagaGAATATATTCATCTTAAAGATGCTTGAAATTCAAGCTAGCATACCCTTAAAATCAAGCCAACCATTTTCCCACTCGATTAGAGGCTTCAAATATAATGAACTAAAAGTTAGACCTTAGCTTTGCTTGGTTATATTATAAAGGTACAAATAGTGAGCTAATGTGTTAGTCCAAAAAGCTAGAAATCTTCAAATCCAAATGAAATGTCATCTTCCACATATGGATAGAGAGAAGCCAAAATACAAAGCAATTTCATGGTAATTAATTATTGCCAAGTGTGGTGGGGGGCTGGCCATTATGGCCATACCACCTGCACTTCAATGTTGACCCAAACCACCTTGTTTTCCACTTGGTTTACATGCATTGGCTTGATTTGGACGGTTAATCTGGGACCTCAACCGACAACTGGTATTCAATTAGATGGACCAAATCGCATGGATGTGATAGTTCTATATATGTTTAACTTATAGCTCGTATGGCTtccagaaagaaaaaagaaaaaaaagaaaacatctgAGATTTTAACTCTTCATGGATATGAACTTGAAGAAACTCTTCATAGAAACACAAGTATTTGAGCGTGGGATTGTTTTTTTGGTGGGAAAGGAATCTTCCTTTGATTGTCAAAGACGAAAGCATTTATTCCCATCTGTTAGATTTCAGTTAATAGCTTCCATTTCCCTTTTTTAGATCTCTCAAGACCTGCTTTCCAACGAGGGAACGCGCtaatttgctttgttttaaaatactgaGTGATTGACTCTGCCACGAGTTGGATCGACGTTTCAAATTTTTGGAGTCTAATTGCTTGTTACTAATAAACCCagttaaaaacaacaaatctaGTATATTTGGTTTTGAATATGTTTGAACATGGACTGCCTTTTGTTGATGATCATCTCAATTATTTACGAGCGATGAAATCTTCAATTCATATCGAGACCTGACAAAAATAATCTTATCAGATGAGATCTGTGAGCGCgaaagtttttcttttccttttcaaaatgaTCATGGAAACAAGATAAGAAAATGCTCCCAAAGCTTTCTGCAAATTCCAAACCCAATGCGTAACTGTTTTTGGTCGTCTTTCatcaaatatatgttttgaatgattgattttttaaaataaatttaattaatattaaatttgtcattatttttttaatatttaagtgtGTGTCAGGACTTAAAGTTTAATATTCATAGACTTAATATTTAGTTTTACTATGTATTAATTCTTAtatgttatattatatttataaaaatacatatttaaattaactgaGAAATCTGTTTCAAATCTAAGGTCCTTTGTTTAGGTTTAGCTTTTACGTTTGCGGTGTAAAAATCGCAATCAGGTGTTTGGTAATAAACCAAACTGCATTTTATACTGTGAAGCCcacaaaaaattaagtttaatatgtagtttttacatgtttttttaattgagtttcgtaaaactatgtttatttttacatttcaaaagcatttttttttaaaaatttaaaaattttaattttttctttacttcaaattattttttttttggtattttcagatctttttgatgcgctgatatcaaaaataattttacaaaaaataaaaaaaaattattttgatatattttcagtaaaaaaaacttttaaaaaacaattacaaccaaatattttatacatatttttttactatacataaacctcaatcataatttttacctATTCATACATatcaagattaataaaaatatatttgtatattCTCCCacttatttctctcttcttcttcttatatttatttattttgtattaagtaaatattaacaattaataaCCGAATACcacaaatattttccttttcccACCCGTAATCTGGTTTAATCACTATACTTCTTTACCATGCGCGCGTGGGGCCCAGTGTCAATTTGTTGGCTTTGACCCTATTAGGGTTCTTTTGTTTGTTATGGCTTGGATGGAAGCAGAAATGCATGTCAGGACAATCTTTAATTCCAGAAAAGCGATAAGAAGATGAGCCCAGCAGCaaagctttagaggaagagaGGTCCCCAAATCCTGTCATCAAAAGCTCCATGCTCGAAACCCTAGCTTTATGCATTGATGTTCACGTCCTCGGTACTAGCCACAGGCGAGCTCCTAAAAGGTGGTTCCACCTTGTCTATTTGCTCGGTGCTTTTCTCATCTCagataaaaactaataatagttaaataattaatattcatatGAATACCCAAAAACCCGATAAATAACTTATagatatctaattattttaccCAATAAATAATAAGCAAAGAATATAAGAAATTCTACTTGCAAATATCTATTGCCACAACTGCctttaaatatgttttgtttttgtacaaGTATAATTATAATGTAACTCCAATACTGAAAGCAAATCTACAGTGATACAAAAATCTTCTCCACGGATCATATAAAACTTAATCACCACATGGAGTGATGTTCTTAAGAGCTAATTTGTGTTGATCTAAAAGAGTTTAAAGTAAATTAAGAATATTGCGGGCTTaactattttcaaaaataaacaagagttATTTTTCATGCGGGGCACGTCGTTCCTAATCTTTATCAGTTATTCACTGTACGTACTTATGACcagaaaaagtaaaaagaagtgGATACAGTAGTACTGATAATTGCATGAGGACACGTATGAAGATTTCGTCATCAT is part of the Populus alba chromosome 10, ASM523922v2, whole genome shotgun sequence genome and encodes:
- the LOC118043097 gene encoding succinate-semialdehyde dehydrogenase, mitochondrial encodes the protein MTLGRIALARIPAIRCKIQSLFSAPHSSSSTNRTSPPLSRHMSMKSENLVSKLTSSGLLKTQGLIDGKWVDAHDGDTMQVLNPATGEVVAIVPCMGQSETNNAISSAYDAFRSWSKLTASERSQHIRKWYDLLIAHKEELGQLITLEQGKPLKEAMGEVSYGASFIEFYAEEAKRVYGDIIPATLGDRRLFVLKQPVGVVGAITPWNFPLAMITRKVGPALACGCTVVLKPSELTPLTALAAAELALQAGIPPGVLNVVMGKAPDIGDALLASHEVRKITFTGSTAVGKKLMAGAAGTVKRLSLELGGNAPCIVFDDADLDVAVKGSLAAKFRNSGQTCVCANRIIVQEGIYDKFADAFSKAVQSMQVGDGFSEGVMQGPLINEAAVQKVESFVQDAIFKGAKVLLGGKRHSLGMTFYEPTIISNVTEAMLLSREEVFGPVAPLLRFKTEEEAILMANNTIAGLAAYIFTNNVQRSWRVTEALEYGLVGVNEGLISTEVAPFGGVKQSGLGREGSKYGMDEYLEMKYVCLGDMNRK